The genome window GCTTTCAGGGGTCTGAATGAGAAGATCGTCCTCGTTTTTAATCACGCCGCCTATATAATATGGCATTCCGCAATTTGCAAAAGATATGCATGGGCCTTTTTCAAACATGATGATTTCAGCAGTCTCATCATTTCTTCTGATTCGCGCTGCTGTGCCCGCTCCGCCCGCAACTCCGCCTACAATTAATACTTTCATATACACTCTCCTTAAGCCGATATGTATATGAACCTTAATACCCCATAGGCTCTCCTACGATTATTACTTTTATTCTGTCTTTGATACGCTGTCTTGCCGAGATCACATAATTGCAACATATTCTTGTCGCAGAGCTGCATCCTTCGGTTATATCGCGGCTGCTATTTGAGTGAA of Bacillota bacterium contains these proteins:
- a CDS encoding CoA-disulfide reductase, yielding MKVLIVGGVAGGAGTAARIRRNDETAEIIMFEKGPCISFANCGMPYYIGGVIKNEDDLLIQTPES